Genomic window (Acidimicrobiales bacterium):
TTCGGAAGGCGTCGGCCTCCAGGCGATCGCCGAGCTGGGACCGCGGGCGCTGGATCGGGGCGGTGGCCACGAACCGTCGGGGGGCCGCGGTGTCGGTCGGGGGGACGAGTAGCGGGCCCAGGTCGACGGTGTCGACGCGCTCGTCGCCGGTCGACCGCTGGCGCAGGCACTCAACCCGGCCGATCGCCTCGTCGAAGCTGCGCAGGCCGATCGAGGCCATCAGGGTGCGGGCTTCCTGGGCAACGAAGAGGAGGTAGGCGGCGACGCCCTCGGGGGTGCCGGCGAACTTGGCCCTGAGGTTGGAGCGCTGGGTGGCGATGCCGGTGCTGCAGGTGTCGCGGTGACAAGCTCGCAGCATGATGCAGCCCTCGGCCAGCATGGCGGCGGTCCCGAACGAGTACTCGTCGGCACCGAGAAGGGCGGCGATGAGCACGTCGCGACCTGTCATGAACCCGCCGTCGACCCGAAGGCGGACGCGATCGCGTAGGCCGTTCTCGATCAGCACGCTCTGGGTCTCGGCCAGTCCGGTCTCCCAGGGCATTCCGGCGTGTTTGATGGAGGAGAGCGGAGAGGCGCCCGTGCCACCGTTGCAGCCGCTCACCTGCACCACGTCGGCCAGCGCCTTGACCACGCCAGCGGCGACCGTGCCCACGCCATCGCAGGCAACGAGCTTCACCGACACGTCGGCGTGGCGGTTCACCTGCTTCAGGTCGAAGATGAGCTGGGCCAGGTCCTCGATGGAGTAGATGTCGTGGTGGGGTGGGGGCGAGATGAGCGAGACACCGGGCTGGGTGTGGCGCAGTCGCGCGATCTCCTCGGAGACCTTGTGGCCCGGGAGCTGTCCACCCTCGCCCGGCTTGGACCCCTGGGCGATCTTGATCTGGAGCTCGTCGGCGTAGGCGCAGTACTGGGGTGTGACGCCGAAGCGCCCCGAGGCGATCTGCTTGATGCGGCTGTTCTTGTCGCCCGAGGGCTGACCCCGGGTGAGGTACCGGAAGGGATCCTCGCCTCCCTCACCACAGTTCGATCGCCCACCGATGAGGTTCATCGCCTCGGCGAGGGTCTCGTGGGCCTCGGCCGAGAGCGACCCGTGGGACATGGCACCGGTCGAGAAGCGCTTGGCGATCTCGGCGGCGGGCTCCACCTCGTCGACGGGAATCGCGGGGCCGATGGAGACCAGCTCGAGCAGATCGCGCAGCTCGGTCGGCGGCCGGCCGTGCACGAGCTCGGCAAACTTGAGGTAGATGTCCTCGCGGTCACCGCGGATGGCCTGCTGGAGCAGATGGGCGGCGGTCATGCCGTTCAGCGCGTCGACGACGTCCTTGTTGTGCGCGTGGTACTCGCCTCCCCGCTTGAGATCCCGGTAGTAGCCGGGGTTCTCCAGTCGGCTCCTGGCGCCGCGCCGGCCGCCGCGCTGGGGACGCTCGCCGTCCTCGTCGCTGTCGTCGTCGCCGTTGTCGCTGGCCGTGTCATCGCCGGTGTCGTCGCCTGTCGGCCCGGCTCTGGGTGGGATCCTGGCCGTCGTCGTTCCCTCCGCCTGCCGCGCCGCCTTGGCCTCTCGTGCCGCCTTGGCCCGGGCTGCCAGACGCTCCGCCCTGGCCTCCTTGGATTCAGCTTCACCGCCACCGTCACCGTTGGCTTGGCGGGCCGCCTTTGCCTCCCTCGCCGCTTGGAGCTTGGCCTCCCGGTCGCTCGACGCGGCGCCATCACCATTGGCCGCGACGCCGACGGCATCGGCGAGGCCGGATTCGGCGTGACGGGCGAGCGCGTCCTCGCCGAGCGCCCGCCAGCCAAGGCCTCCGACGGGTGAGGGCGTACCCGCGAAGCTCGTCTGTACGACCTCCGCCGCGAGCCCGACGATCTCGAAGATCTGGGCGCCCCGGTACGAGTCGACGGTCGAGATACCCATCTTGGACATGATCTTGAGGACGCCATCTTCGACCGCGGCCTGGTAGTTCTCCTGGGCAGCGGCGCTCACCGCGCCGCCCTCCTCGGAGGCGTCGGCGTCGGCGGCGACGCTCTGGAGGGCGAGGCGGGGGCAGACGGCGTCGGCGCCGTAGCCGAGGAGGCAGGCCATGTTGTGGGTGTCCCGGGCGTCGTCGGCCACCACGAGCAGGCTGGTGGCAGCCCGCCGGCCCTCTGACACGAGCCGGTGGTGGACTGCACCGGTGGCGAGCAGCGATGGGATCGGAGCGCGCTCCGCCGAGACGCCATCCTGGGTGATCACGAGGAGGCCGCTACCGCCGGCCACCAGGCGGGCGGCCTCGTCCTGCAGGCGCTCCACGGCCTCCTGCAGACCGGCGGCGCCGGCGTCGACCAAGAAGGTGGCGTCGAGCTCGGCCGGGCGGAACGGAGCCGCGGCCGGCCCCCGCAGCTGCTCCAGGGTCGAGGGTGTCAGGAAGAACGAGGGCAGCTCGACGAGGTGCGCGGCTTCGGGTCGCTCCGACAGCAGCGCGGAGCGGGGCCCGATCAGGGTGCGGAGGCTCATGACCAGGCGCTCGCGCAGGTGGTCGATGGCCGGGTTGGTGACCTGGGCGAAACGCTGCTTGAGGAAGTGATGGATGGGACGGGGACGACCGGCCCAGTTCGGAAGGGGGGTGTCGTCGCCCATCGAGAAGATCGGCTCCTTGGCGTCAGCCGCCATGGGCTTGATCACCATGCGCATCTCCTCGACCGTGTAGCCGTGGGCGATCTGGCGACGCTCCAGCTCCTCGGTCGGCGGGGTGT
Coding sequences:
- a CDS encoding glutamate synthase-related protein; amino-acid sequence: MTDREGRASRDIVETALSALACMTHRGAVAADALTADGSGVLLGIPRAIFGEGPDGVPHGVASLFVRGDDPRPAVEAAAAEEGIAVVGWRTPPTDEEHLGVLAQDSRPEFLQAILETPQPDERAAYRLRRRIDATAGGTYVASCSFHTVAYKGLVAARLLSRYYLDLADERYVSPLVVFHQRFSTNTLPTWERAQPFRTLCHNGEINAIAGNQNRMRARARLGTEEAGLGPEALFRPLLDETEPDSGRLDSAVEVLVRGGRDIRHAVAMLVPEAWEGERDLDAAVLGFYRYHACLVEPWDGPAGLIFTDGTGVGAALDRNGLRPLRYTICEDGMVACCSEAGAVDLTGRGEVRRGRLGPGQMIFVDPGRGVYLDGDCKAGLAAKAPYARWAADGLIQVGPSRPVEDTPPTEELERRQIAHGYTVEEMRMVIKPMAADAKEPIFSMGDDTPLPNWAGRPRPIHHFLKQRFAQVTNPAIDHLRERLVMSLRTLIGPRSALLSERPEAAHLVELPSFFLTPSTLEQLRGPAAAPFRPAELDATFLVDAGAAGLQEAVERLQDEAARLVAGGSGLLVITQDGVSAERAPIPSLLATGAVHHRLVSEGRRAATSLLVVADDARDTHNMACLLGYGADAVCPRLALQSVAADADASEEGGAVSAAAQENYQAAVEDGVLKIMSKMGISTVDSYRGAQIFEIVGLAAEVVQTSFAGTPSPVGGLGWRALGEDALARHAESGLADAVGVAANGDGAASSDREAKLQAAREAKAARQANGDGGGEAESKEARAERLAARAKAAREAKAARQAEGTTTARIPPRAGPTGDDTGDDTASDNGDDDSDEDGERPQRGGRRGARSRLENPGYYRDLKRGGEYHAHNKDVVDALNGMTAAHLLQQAIRGDREDIYLKFAELVHGRPPTELRDLLELVSIGPAIPVDEVEPAAEIAKRFSTGAMSHGSLSAEAHETLAEAMNLIGGRSNCGEGGEDPFRYLTRGQPSGDKNSRIKQIASGRFGVTPQYCAYADELQIKIAQGSKPGEGGQLPGHKVSEEIARLRHTQPGVSLISPPPHHDIYSIEDLAQLIFDLKQVNRHADVSVKLVACDGVGTVAAGVVKALADVVQVSGCNGGTGASPLSSIKHAGMPWETGLAETQSVLIENGLRDRVRLRVDGGFMTGRDVLIAALLGADEYSFGTAAMLAEGCIMLRACHRDTCSTGIATQRSNLRAKFAGTPEGVAAYLLFVAQEARTLMASIGLRSFDEAIGRVECLRQRSTGDERVDTVDLGPLLVPPTDTAAPRRFVATAPIQRPRSQLGDRLEADAFRTVWEGRDIELSYPITNGDRAVGASLGGTIALEWGGRAPLGTAVVQFEGAAGQSFGAFLTHGIELELVGEANDYVGKAMGGGRIVIRPPGNDAGDPVLAGNTCLYGATDGWVFIAGSAGERFAVRNSGATAVVEGAGDHACEYMTGGTVVILGPVGYNLGAGMTGGAAYVWDPRALLPARLNTALVAIG